A single genomic interval of Pseudomonas sp. FeN3W harbors:
- a CDS encoding NAD(P)-dependent oxidoreductase, producing the protein MTTTQNPPFGRLLLTGAAGGLGKELRERLQPYARIIRLSDIAPMAPAAGEHEEIVPCDLADKAAVHALCEGVDAIAHFGGVSVERPFEEILDANIRGTFHIYEAARLHGIKRVVFASSNHVIGFYPQTETLDAHIPRRPDGYYGLSKSYGEDMANFYYDRYGIETVSIRIGSSFPEPANRRMMSTWLSFRDLSELMRCALFTPEVGHTVVYGMSANRDVWWDNHLAAHLGFHAQDSSEAFRDKVEQQPPYSDDDPAGIYQGGAFVAAGPFD; encoded by the coding sequence ATGACCACCACCCAAAATCCCCCGTTCGGCCGCCTTCTGCTCACCGGTGCGGCAGGCGGCCTCGGCAAGGAACTGCGTGAACGTCTGCAGCCCTATGCCCGCATCATCCGACTATCCGATATCGCACCCATGGCTCCGGCAGCCGGCGAGCACGAGGAAATCGTGCCTTGCGACCTCGCCGACAAGGCGGCGGTGCATGCCCTGTGCGAAGGCGTAGATGCCATCGCTCACTTCGGCGGCGTCTCCGTCGAGCGGCCGTTCGAGGAAATCCTCGACGCCAATATCCGCGGCACCTTTCACATCTATGAAGCGGCCCGCCTGCACGGCATCAAGCGTGTGGTCTTCGCCAGCTCCAACCATGTGATCGGCTTCTACCCACAGACCGAAACCCTGGACGCCCACATACCACGGCGCCCGGACGGCTACTACGGCCTGTCCAAGTCCTACGGCGAGGACATGGCGAATTTCTATTACGACCGCTACGGCATCGAGACCGTCAGCATCCGCATTGGCTCCTCGTTTCCCGAGCCGGCCAACCGCCGGATGATGAGCACCTGGCTCAGCTTCCGCGACCTCTCCGAGCTGATGCGCTGCGCGCTGTTCACGCCAGAGGTCGGCCATACCGTGGTCTACGGCATGTCCGCCAACCGTGACGTGTGGTGGGACAACCATCTGGCGGCGCACCTGGGCTTCCATGCGCAGGACAGCTCCGAAGCGTTCCGCGACAAGGTCGAGCAGCAACCGCCGTACAGCGACGACGACCCGGCCGGCATCTACCAGGGCGGCGCCTTCGTCGCGGCCGGCCCCTTCGACTGA
- a CDS encoding tripartite tricarboxylate transporter TctB family protein: MTTANKKELSIGVAMLGASIAYLVMAYRVPGHDGIDAATVPTLLAILLCLLGALQTLSAFGNRARPAAESDADATEQTRTSVVEPLTVLKTLGLILLYVVLLGPVGFPIMTTLYLYLQFIVLTPVDHKVRHLPYAAIAVITSIVIYLLFREAFDLLLPAGLLNFL; the protein is encoded by the coding sequence ATGACCACTGCGAACAAGAAAGAACTGAGCATCGGCGTGGCCATGCTCGGCGCCAGCATCGCCTATCTGGTGATGGCCTACCGCGTACCCGGCCACGATGGCATCGATGCCGCCACCGTCCCCACCCTGCTGGCCATCCTGCTCTGCCTGCTCGGGGCGCTGCAGACGCTCAGCGCCTTCGGCAACCGCGCGCGACCCGCGGCCGAGAGCGACGCCGACGCCACGGAGCAGACCCGTACCAGCGTCGTCGAGCCGCTGACCGTGCTCAAGACCCTCGGCCTGATCCTGCTCTACGTGGTGCTGCTGGGGCCGGTGGGCTTTCCGATCATGACCACGCTGTACCTCTACCTGCAGTTCATCGTGCTGACGCCGGTGGACCACAAGGTCCGTCATCTGCCCTACGCGGCCATCGCGGTGATCACGTCCATCGTCATCTATCTGCTGTTCCGCGAGGCCTTCGACCTGTTGCTGCCCGCCGGCCTGCTGAATTTCCTCTGA
- a CDS encoding mandelate racemase/muconate lactonizing enzyme family protein, with the protein MSDLYEADRITWIGLRAVELPLQRPVSDAKVLTGRQLLLASVSLLFVELQSQQGHHGIGFSYSLRTGGPAQYAHARELAPLLLGEDPNDIARLWSRLSWASASIGRSGLAVQSIAAFDTAQWDLKARRAGLPLAKLLGAHRDAVPCYNTSGGYLQAPIEEVIEKAEASRARGIGGIKLKVGQPDRHADLRRVAALRRHFGDEVALMVDVNQQWDRTTAARMGRALEEFDLTWIEEPLDAHDLEGHAALAAQLITPVGTGEMLGSAAEACAFVERGAVDVIMHDAPRIGGFTPFLQVAEAARRRGIVMAPHFVMELHIHLAAAYEHATWVEHFEWLEPLFQERLEIRDGCMQVPTRPGLGLSLSEQVAGWTLASDAFGTKP; encoded by the coding sequence ATGAGCGACCTGTACGAAGCGGACCGCATCACCTGGATCGGCCTGCGTGCGGTGGAGCTGCCGCTGCAGCGGCCGGTCAGCGACGCCAAGGTTCTTACCGGGCGACAGCTGCTCCTGGCGTCGGTCAGCCTGCTGTTCGTCGAGCTGCAGTCGCAGCAGGGGCATCACGGCATCGGCTTCAGCTACAGCCTGCGCACCGGCGGACCGGCGCAATATGCCCATGCGCGGGAGCTGGCGCCGCTGCTGCTGGGCGAAGACCCCAACGACATCGCCCGCCTGTGGAGCCGGCTGAGCTGGGCCAGCGCCTCGATCGGGCGCAGCGGCCTGGCGGTGCAGAGCATCGCCGCCTTCGACACCGCGCAGTGGGACCTCAAGGCGCGCCGCGCCGGCCTGCCGCTGGCCAAGCTGCTTGGTGCCCATCGCGATGCGGTGCCTTGCTACAACACATCCGGCGGCTACCTGCAGGCGCCCATCGAGGAGGTCATCGAAAAGGCCGAGGCGTCCCGCGCGCGCGGTATCGGCGGGATCAAGCTGAAGGTTGGCCAGCCCGACCGGCACGCCGACCTGCGGCGGGTCGCGGCGCTGCGCAGGCACTTCGGCGACGAGGTGGCGCTGATGGTGGACGTCAACCAGCAGTGGGACCGCACCACCGCGGCGCGCATGGGCAGGGCGCTGGAGGAGTTCGACCTGACCTGGATCGAGGAGCCGCTGGACGCCCACGACCTGGAAGGCCACGCTGCCCTGGCGGCACAGCTGATCACCCCGGTTGGCACTGGCGAGATGCTCGGCAGTGCGGCCGAAGCCTGCGCCTTCGTCGAGCGCGGGGCGGTGGATGTGATCATGCATGACGCGCCGCGCATCGGTGGTTTCACGCCGTTCCTGCAGGTGGCCGAGGCGGCGCGGCGGCGCGGAATCGTCATGGCGCCGCATTTCGTCATGGAGTTGCATATCCACCTCGCTGCGGCCTACGAACATGCCACCTGGGTCGAGCATTTCGAATGGCTCGAGCCGCTGTTCCAGGAGCGACTCGAGATCCGTGATGGCTGCATGCAGGTGCCGACCCGGCCCGGGCTGGGACTGAGCCTCAGCGAGCAGGTGGCGGGCTGGACGCTGGCAAGCGATGCGTTCGGTACCAAGCCGTGA
- a CDS encoding AzlC family ABC transporter permease → MTDAESELHHFDRRMVWAGFRQLAPISIFVTLFGAAFGLAAVQTGLDDSVILTMSALVFAGASQFAALELWGTQVPLLTLMITVFAINARHLLMGATLYPWLRQLPPGRRYGVMLIASDANWAMAMQAFNRNRPGFGLLLGGGLALWSFWVVGSWLGIHFGSAVSNPKRLGLDMVMGCFLLAMVVGGEKNLRMLVIWSVAAGASLLAFRYLPENSHVVVGALAGGATGLLWKEKARES, encoded by the coding sequence ATGACTGACGCAGAAAGCGAGCTGCATCATTTCGACCGGCGCATGGTCTGGGCCGGCTTTCGCCAGCTCGCGCCGATTTCCATCTTCGTCACCCTGTTCGGCGCCGCCTTCGGCCTCGCCGCGGTGCAGACCGGCCTGGACGATTCGGTGATCCTGACGATGAGCGCGCTGGTGTTCGCCGGCGCCTCGCAGTTCGCTGCGCTGGAGCTGTGGGGCACGCAGGTGCCGCTGCTCACCCTGATGATCACGGTGTTTGCCATCAACGCCCGCCACCTGCTGATGGGCGCCACACTCTATCCCTGGTTGCGCCAGCTGCCGCCGGGCAGGCGCTACGGGGTGATGCTGATCGCCTCGGACGCCAACTGGGCGATGGCCATGCAGGCCTTCAACCGCAACCGCCCAGGCTTCGGCCTGCTGCTCGGTGGCGGCCTGGCGCTCTGGTCGTTCTGGGTGGTCGGCAGTTGGCTGGGCATCCATTTCGGCAGTGCGGTTAGCAACCCGAAGCGCCTGGGGCTGGACATGGTGATGGGCTGCTTTCTGCTGGCCATGGTGGTGGGCGGTGAAAAGAACCTGCGCATGCTGGTGATCTGGAGCGTTGCCGCCGGCGCCTCGCTGCTCGCCTTCCGTTACCTGCCGGAGAACAGCCACGTGGTGGTGGGCGCCCTCGCCGGTGGCGCGACCGGACTGCTGTGGAAGGAGAAAGCACGTGAATCTTGA
- a CDS encoding tripartite tricarboxylate transporter substrate binding protein — translation MKKAICASLVSAVMAFSSSAFSADEVKWPTRPVQVVVIANPGGDTDFNARTMAKYFNQITGKSMVVTNVAGGGGTLAAEQVKGAAADGNTILFTHPGQLIVNEVAGLTEDSYETFDVSCIAGVDKSTVFVASKQSGVTSMQDLIAKSKAEPGSITYGTEMGSFSHVQGLMLEKLTDTKLKMVDGGTVSDRVVGMLGGRLDLGAITYGSVQDYVNGGQMVALGQPNEERNPLLGEVPTLKEQGLDITMDKPYVVAFPKGTDPAIVKKMADVMKQITEIPEYAEELKKFKQPVAYHGTEEAKAILAKTREDFMQFKDELRQAKN, via the coding sequence ATGAAAAAAGCGATATGCGCCTCCCTGGTATCCGCCGTCATGGCTTTCAGCAGCAGCGCCTTCTCTGCCGATGAGGTGAAATGGCCGACCCGTCCGGTACAGGTGGTGGTGATCGCCAACCCCGGCGGCGACACCGATTTCAACGCCCGCACCATGGCCAAGTACTTCAACCAGATCACCGGCAAGAGCATGGTGGTGACCAACGTCGCCGGCGGCGGCGGCACCCTGGCCGCCGAGCAGGTCAAGGGCGCGGCGGCGGATGGCAACACCATCCTCTTCACCCACCCCGGCCAGCTGATCGTCAACGAGGTCGCCGGTCTCACCGAGGACAGCTACGAGACCTTCGACGTGTCCTGCATCGCTGGTGTCGACAAGAGCACCGTGTTCGTCGCCTCCAAGCAGTCCGGCGTGACCAGCATGCAGGACCTGATCGCCAAGTCGAAGGCCGAACCGGGCAGCATTACCTACGGCACCGAGATGGGCAGCTTCTCCCACGTGCAGGGGCTGATGCTGGAGAAGCTGACCGATACCAAGCTGAAGATGGTCGACGGCGGCACGGTGTCCGACCGCGTGGTGGGCATGCTCGGCGGTCGTCTCGATCTCGGCGCGATCACCTACGGCTCGGTGCAGGACTACGTCAACGGCGGGCAGATGGTCGCGCTTGGCCAGCCCAACGAGGAGCGCAACCCGCTGCTCGGCGAGGTGCCGACGCTCAAGGAGCAGGGTCTCGACATCACCATGGACAAGCCCTACGTGGTCGCCTTCCCGAAGGGCACCGACCCGGCCATCGTGAAGAAGATGGCCGACGTGATGAAGCAGATCACCGAGATTCCCGAGTACGCCGAGGAACTGAAGAAGTTCAAGCAGCCGGTGGCCTACCACGGCACCGAAGAGGCCAAGGCGATCCTGGCCAAGACCCGCGAGGACTTCATGCAGTTCAAGGACGAGCTGCGTCAGGCCAAGAACTGA
- a CDS encoding enolase C-terminal domain-like protein, whose translation MNRPSSTTPRVQSMQVIPVAGYDSMLLNLCGAHAPYFTRNLILLTDNAGHTGIGEVPGGEGIRQALERSCPLVIGQPIGAYNRVLNHLRAMLAGNGRDTRHEVTSAAEAAVLKQPHEINLRLDNVITAVEAALLDLLGQHLDVPLAELLGSGQQRDAVPMLAYLFYIGDRSRTDLPYLASTGEDWYQLRHQPALTPDAIARLAESAAARYGFADFKLKGGVMRGEEEMQAIAAIKTRFPDARVTLDPNGAWSLDEAIALCKGQGHLLAYAEDPCGPENGYSGREIMAEFKRATGIATATNMVATDWRQMGHSLRLEAVDIPLADPHFWTMQGSVRLAQMCEQFGLTWGSHSNNHFDVSLAMFTHAAAAAPGRITAIDTHWIWQEGQERLTREPLQIVDGQVRVPERPGLGIEPDMDRIMAAHELYRKVASGARDDAMAMQYLIPGWQYHPKRPSFGRAPA comes from the coding sequence ATGAATCGGCCCTCCAGTACGACACCCCGCGTACAGAGCATGCAGGTCATCCCGGTGGCCGGCTACGACAGCATGCTGCTCAACCTCTGCGGCGCTCACGCCCCCTATTTCACCCGCAACCTGATCCTGCTCACCGACAATGCCGGCCACACCGGCATCGGCGAAGTACCCGGTGGCGAGGGTATTCGTCAGGCATTGGAGCGTAGCTGCCCGCTGGTGATCGGTCAGCCGATCGGCGCCTACAACCGGGTGCTCAACCACCTGCGCGCGATGCTCGCCGGCAATGGCCGCGACACCCGCCACGAGGTGACCTCCGCAGCCGAGGCGGCGGTACTCAAGCAGCCCCACGAAATCAACCTGCGCCTGGACAACGTGATCACCGCGGTCGAGGCCGCGCTGCTCGACCTGCTCGGCCAGCACCTCGACGTGCCGCTCGCCGAACTGCTCGGCAGCGGCCAGCAGCGCGACGCAGTGCCGATGCTCGCTTACCTCTTCTATATAGGTGATCGCAGCCGCACCGACCTGCCCTACCTGGCCAGCACCGGCGAGGACTGGTACCAGCTGCGCCATCAGCCGGCGCTGACACCGGATGCCATCGCCCGCCTGGCCGAAAGTGCCGCCGCGCGTTACGGCTTCGCCGACTTCAAGCTCAAGGGCGGCGTGATGCGTGGCGAGGAGGAGATGCAGGCGATCGCCGCGATCAAGACGCGCTTCCCCGACGCCCGCGTGACGCTGGACCCCAACGGCGCCTGGTCGCTGGACGAGGCCATCGCCCTGTGCAAGGGCCAGGGCCACCTGCTGGCCTACGCCGAGGACCCCTGCGGCCCGGAAAACGGCTATTCCGGCCGCGAGATCATGGCCGAGTTCAAGCGCGCCACCGGCATTGCCACCGCCACCAACATGGTCGCCACCGACTGGCGGCAGATGGGCCACTCGCTGCGCCTGGAGGCGGTCGACATCCCGTTGGCCGACCCGCATTTCTGGACCATGCAGGGCTCGGTGCGCCTGGCGCAGATGTGCGAGCAGTTCGGCCTGACCTGGGGCTCGCACTCGAACAACCACTTCGACGTGTCGCTGGCCATGTTCACCCATGCCGCGGCCGCCGCGCCGGGGCGCATCACCGCCATCGACACCCACTGGATCTGGCAGGAGGGCCAGGAGCGCCTGACCCGCGAGCCGCTGCAGATCGTCGACGGCCAGGTCCGCGTGCCCGAGCGTCCGGGCCTTGGCATCGAGCCGGACATGGACCGGATCATGGCCGCCCATGAGTTGTACAGGAAGGTCGCCAGCGGCGCCCGCGACGACGCCATGGCCATGCAGTACCTGATTCCGGGCTGGCAATACCACCCCAAGCGGCCGAGCTTCGGCCGCGCACCCGCCTGA
- a CDS encoding tripartite tricarboxylate transporter permease, protein MLELLQQGFGAVFSLNILLLMLGGVAVGIVFGAVPGLSATMAVALCLPLTFTMGPQAGLSLLVALFIGATSGGLISAILLKIPGTPSSIATVFDGGPLMEQGLGVKALGVGIVFSFLGTIFSIIALMFIAPQLAKVALSFGPHEYFAIAVFSLTLIATLSAGSMVKGLFAGTLGIAVSTVGIAPVEAVRRFTFGVSELNGGFSMLTVMIGMFAVAEVIKLAETGRHAVRNKAGSVSMKQIKGFGFSLREFRQELPNASRSGLIGLAVGILPGIGAGTSNLLSYIVAKKRAKQPETYGKGNIGGVVASETANNAGIGGAMMPLMTLGIPGDTTTAILLGGFLIHGIQPGPLLFVSQGPLVYTIFAALLVASVMMLFMEFYGLRLFIKLLDVPKHILLPIILVLCVVGAFGLSSRLFDVWSILLFGLLGYGFVKAGMPVAPFIIGFILGPMAETNLRRGLMLSDGNFASFFTNPIAATFLGLALAFVLWQLYSALRPRGGVLGQALRT, encoded by the coding sequence ATGCTCGAATTACTGCAGCAAGGCTTCGGTGCCGTCTTCTCGCTCAACATCCTACTGCTCATGCTCGGCGGCGTCGCGGTCGGCATCGTCTTCGGCGCCGTGCCCGGGCTGTCGGCGACCATGGCGGTCGCCCTGTGCCTGCCGCTGACCTTTACCATGGGTCCGCAGGCCGGCCTGTCGTTGCTCGTCGCCCTGTTCATCGGCGCCACCTCCGGTGGCCTGATCTCGGCGATCCTGCTGAAGATTCCCGGCACACCATCGTCCATCGCCACAGTGTTCGACGGCGGCCCGCTGATGGAGCAGGGCCTGGGCGTGAAGGCGCTCGGCGTCGGCATCGTGTTCTCCTTTCTCGGCACCATCTTCAGCATCATCGCGCTGATGTTCATCGCCCCGCAGCTGGCCAAGGTGGCGCTGAGCTTCGGCCCGCACGAATACTTCGCCATCGCGGTGTTCTCGCTGACGCTGATCGCCACCCTTTCCGCCGGCTCGATGGTCAAGGGGCTGTTCGCCGGCACGCTGGGCATCGCCGTATCCACCGTCGGTATCGCCCCGGTCGAGGCCGTGCGCCGCTTCACCTTCGGCGTCAGCGAGCTGAACGGCGGCTTCTCCATGCTCACGGTGATGATCGGCATGTTCGCCGTCGCCGAGGTCATCAAGCTCGCCGAAACCGGCCGGCATGCCGTGCGCAACAAGGCCGGTTCGGTGAGCATGAAGCAGATCAAGGGCTTCGGCTTCTCGCTCAGGGAGTTCCGCCAGGAGCTGCCCAACGCCAGCCGTTCCGGTCTGATCGGCCTGGCGGTGGGCATCCTCCCGGGGATCGGTGCCGGCACCTCCAACCTGCTCTCCTACATCGTCGCCAAGAAGCGCGCCAAGCAGCCGGAAACCTACGGCAAGGGCAACATCGGCGGCGTGGTCGCCAGCGAGACGGCGAACAACGCCGGCATCGGCGGCGCCATGATGCCGCTGATGACCCTGGGCATCCCCGGCGACACCACCACGGCGATCCTGCTTGGCGGCTTCCTGATCCACGGCATCCAGCCCGGGCCGCTGCTGTTCGTCAGCCAGGGGCCGCTGGTCTACACCATCTTCGCCGCGCTGCTGGTGGCCTCGGTGATGATGCTGTTCATGGAGTTCTACGGCCTGCGCCTGTTCATCAAGCTGCTCGACGTGCCCAAGCACATCCTCCTGCCGATCATCCTGGTGCTCTGTGTGGTCGGTGCGTTCGGCCTCTCCAGCCGGCTGTTCGATGTCTGGTCGATCCTGCTGTTCGGCCTGCTCGGCTATGGCTTCGTCAAGGCGGGCATGCCGGTCGCGCCCTTCATCATCGGCTTCATTCTCGGGCCGATGGCCGAGACCAACCTGCGCCGTGGCCTGATGCTCTCGGACGGCAACTTCGCCTCCTTCTTCACCAACCCCATCGCCGCGACCTTCCTCGGCCTGGCCCTGGCCTTCGTGCTCTGGCAGCTGTACAGCGCGCTGCGGCCACGGGGCGGCGTGCTCGGTCAGGCGCTACGTACCTGA
- a CDS encoding helix-turn-helix domain-containing protein, whose amino-acid sequence MKSFFPVQSASLLYRIGLLVKEARLRMVLRQADLAERAGISLRAVRHIEGGKAEGVSLHDFMLALFTVGISDRVFQALIDDPALDLDALETNATKRVRLPRSNAEDF is encoded by the coding sequence ATGAAAAGCTTTTTCCCTGTTCAAAGTGCCTCTCTGCTTTACCGTATAGGCCTTCTGGTGAAGGAGGCGCGTCTGCGCATGGTGCTGCGCCAGGCTGACCTTGCAGAGCGGGCTGGGATTTCTCTCCGAGCTGTTCGTCACATTGAGGGGGGCAAGGCTGAAGGTGTTTCGCTGCACGACTTCATGCTCGCGTTGTTCACCGTTGGGATTTCTGACCGGGTTTTCCAGGCGCTGATCGATGACCCAGCGCTTGATCTCGACGCTTTGGAAACCAATGCGACCAAGCGCGTCAGGCTGCCGCGCAGCAACGCGGAGGACTTCTAA
- a CDS encoding LysR family transcriptional regulator: MFELAQLRCFTTLASELNFRRAAERLNMTQPPLSRQIQLLEHQLGVALFTRSTRSVALTAAGRAFFVEAQALLDQAHRAAQGARLAALGESGSLTISFVASAVYDFLPRAITQVRRERPGVAINLLETTTFEQLQALRARRVDLAVVREPLQQPGLVSECLLREPFVLATPADHPLAQHPAPTLEMLHGEPFILYAHGAWQPFNELHTGLFRASGIQPEFVQSLGSTLTILSLVNAGLGMALVPRGASAIRFQQVRFRELPLPAGICAELHLAWRDDNDNPALEAARNAVRQAARDIALDLPPIQGLHHGTDC, from the coding sequence ATGTTCGAACTCGCCCAACTGCGATGCTTTACCACCTTGGCCAGCGAACTGAATTTCCGTCGCGCGGCCGAGCGCCTGAACATGACCCAGCCGCCGCTGAGCCGGCAGATCCAGTTGCTGGAACACCAGCTCGGCGTCGCGCTGTTCACCCGCAGCACGCGTTCTGTGGCGCTCACCGCCGCCGGTCGCGCCTTCTTCGTCGAGGCCCAGGCCCTGCTCGACCAGGCCCACCGCGCCGCACAGGGTGCCCGGCTGGCTGCACTGGGCGAGAGCGGCTCGCTGACCATCAGCTTCGTTGCCAGCGCGGTCTACGACTTCCTGCCGCGCGCCATCACCCAAGTGCGCCGGGAACGGCCAGGGGTGGCCATCAACCTGCTGGAGACCACCACCTTCGAACAACTGCAGGCTCTGCGCGCGCGTCGGGTCGACCTGGCGGTGGTGCGCGAGCCGTTGCAGCAGCCGGGACTGGTCAGTGAATGCCTGCTGCGCGAGCCCTTCGTGCTGGCCACGCCGGCCGATCATCCGCTGGCGCAGCATCCGGCGCCGACCCTGGAAATGCTCCACGGCGAGCCGTTCATCCTCTATGCCCATGGCGCCTGGCAGCCGTTCAACGAGCTGCACACCGGGCTGTTCCGCGCCAGCGGTATCCAGCCCGAATTCGTCCAGTCGCTGGGCTCGACGCTGACCATCCTCTCGCTGGTCAACGCTGGCCTCGGCATGGCGCTGGTGCCACGCGGGGCCAGTGCGATCCGCTTCCAACAGGTGCGCTTTCGCGAGCTGCCACTGCCAGCGGGCATCTGTGCCGAGCTGCACCTGGCCTGGCGCGACGACAACGACAACCCGGCGCTGGAGGCGGCGCGCAATGCCGTGCGTCAGGCGGCCCGCGATATCGCCCTGGACCTGCCGCCAATCCAAGGCCTACACCATGGGACGGACTGCTGA
- a CDS encoding type II toxin-antitoxin system HipA family toxin, whose product MSRAYIYMECPETGETVTLGRLTLAGGTGTFVYAPEIVEAKRWVPDPIRYPLSTRPIQVHKNGGVPGFIDDAMPDGWGERLLRRTRKGELTPIQLLLLSPNEDRAGNIMAGEDRTPRPGIGERPVKMLEAKGLDHFIDICAAIYDSQLSAEQLEALRIRDQRSAVGGARPKRTYRFDHKLILAKPRDKFDHYDLPKFEYACMTFAATKGMNVARTALHQSEKGNTLLVERFDREWSANDARFRRIPMMSGLTLLDAEWHVQRSNGWIYAALADELYRRGAPDSDRQALYRRMAYNALVGNSDDHPRNHAVIWQEGAWRLSPMYDVLPVLGEGPAQGLAMEVGINGTLLSRANLLSQHEHFALTKDEAAGILDEVASWESELMEHYATHLAGAELDAAVDATSSERLLA is encoded by the coding sequence ATGTCGCGCGCTTACATCTACATGGAATGTCCGGAAACGGGTGAGACTGTGACGCTGGGCAGGCTGACCCTTGCTGGTGGCACGGGAACCTTCGTCTATGCGCCGGAGATCGTGGAAGCCAAGCGTTGGGTGCCTGATCCGATACGGTATCCGCTTTCCACTCGACCCATTCAGGTACATAAGAATGGCGGCGTTCCCGGCTTCATTGATGATGCGATGCCAGATGGCTGGGGAGAACGCCTGTTGCGCCGCACCCGAAAGGGCGAGCTCACTCCGATCCAGCTCCTGCTGTTATCTCCTAACGAAGATCGCGCCGGAAACATCATGGCTGGCGAAGATCGCACACCGAGGCCGGGAATAGGCGAAAGGCCTGTGAAAATGCTTGAAGCCAAAGGGCTCGATCATTTCATAGATATTTGCGCTGCGATCTATGACAGCCAGCTGAGCGCTGAGCAGCTGGAGGCATTAAGAATACGGGACCAGCGCTCAGCTGTTGGTGGTGCCAGGCCCAAGCGCACGTACCGCTTTGATCACAAGCTGATTCTTGCCAAGCCACGCGACAAATTTGATCACTACGACCTGCCGAAATTTGAGTATGCCTGCATGACTTTTGCGGCTACCAAGGGGATGAATGTTGCCCGGACGGCACTCCATCAAAGTGAAAAAGGCAACACGTTGCTAGTGGAGCGATTCGACCGAGAATGGTCAGCGAATGATGCAAGGTTTCGCCGCATTCCGATGATGAGTGGCTTAACTCTTCTCGATGCCGAATGGCATGTGCAGCGCAGCAACGGATGGATCTACGCGGCGCTCGCCGATGAGCTGTACCGCAGAGGCGCGCCAGATTCTGATAGGCAGGCGCTCTACAGGCGAATGGCCTACAACGCTCTGGTCGGCAACAGTGACGATCATCCTCGCAATCACGCAGTGATCTGGCAGGAAGGCGCTTGGCGCCTCTCGCCCATGTATGACGTTCTTCCCGTGCTGGGAGAGGGGCCTGCGCAGGGGCTGGCGATGGAAGTTGGTATCAACGGTACTCTCCTAAGTCGAGCCAACCTGCTTAGCCAGCATGAGCATTTTGCACTGACGAAAGATGAGGCGGCCGGCATATTGGACGAGGTCGCTTCTTGGGAGTCGGAGCTGATGGAGCACTATGCAACGCATTTGGCTGGGGCTGAGCTGGATGCAGCAGTGGACGCAACAAGCAGCGAGAGACTGCTCGCTTAG
- a CDS encoding AzlD domain-containing protein: MNLDATGAGALIVVLVMALVTLATRWGGVFVMAFVPISDRVRQFITAMSGSVLVAIVAPMALQGDAGARLALLATAVTMLVLKKPLPAIAAGIAVAALVRQI, encoded by the coding sequence GTGAATCTTGATGCGACGGGCGCCGGCGCGCTGATCGTGGTGCTGGTCATGGCCCTAGTGACTCTGGCGACACGCTGGGGCGGCGTGTTCGTCATGGCCTTCGTGCCCATCAGCGACCGAGTCCGCCAGTTCATCACCGCCATGTCCGGCTCGGTACTCGTGGCAATAGTCGCGCCGATGGCCTTGCAGGGTGATGCTGGCGCCCGATTAGCGCTGCTAGCCACGGCAGTGACCATGCTGGTGCTGAAAAAGCCGCTGCCAGCGATTGCCGCCGGTATCGCGGTCGCCGCGCTGGTCAGGCAGATCTGA